Below is a genomic region from Amycolatopsis sp. 195334CR.
CCCCAGTGGACCTCCGCGTCCAACCCGGTCAGCAGCATCGAGCGCAGGGCACGGCGGCTGACCATCACGTCGTCGTCGACCAGAGTTTCCGAGCCACCCAACGGAATGGCGGCCAGCTCGGTCAGCGATTCGTCGAGCAGGTGGAACGCGTCCAGTGGTACCGACGCGGCGGCGAGCACCCCGAGGTAGTTCCGCAGCGGCAGGCAGTCGTACAACGCGCGGTTGGCTTCCCCGGTCAGGTGCAGCCGATAGCCACTCCACTGCGCGTCGAAGCCGCTGTCCCGTTCGAACACCGCGACGTCCACGCCCCGGCGCCGAAGTCCCTGCGCCAGGCAGAGACCACCGATACCGGCACCCGCGATGATCACCCGTGTGCTTGCCAACCGGTCCCTCCCTGAGCGCTACTCGATCATCTCGGTGATCCGGGTCAACGCGCCGGGCAGGTCGTCGACACGCGGGGTGCGCCGCCCGGTGAACTGGTTCCAGCCCGGTCCGGCCAGGCAGGGCCGTCCGCCCGCCCGCCGAATCCGGCGCAGCACACCGATGTCGGCGGTGCCCGGGGCCATCGACCACAGCACGACCACGGCCGGGGACAGGTGCTTCGTCAGCGCGACGATGGTGTCCGGCGGCACCATCGGGCCAAGGTACATCGCCGCGACGTTGAGCTCCGCCAGTGCGCCGCGGAGCACTTCGAGCGGCAGGGTGTGCCGCTCGGCCGGGCAGCACGCGAGCAGCAACGGCGCCCCGCCCAGCGCGGTGCTGCGGGGCCGGGCGTAGCGCTCCAGCGCCGCGGAGATCTCGCGCGCCAGCGCCCACTCCGCGGCGAAGCACGGCTCGCCCGCGGTCCAGCTTTCTTCGAGCCGAAGCAACAGCGGGACCAGGATCTCCTGCCACGTGGTGACCACACCGCCGGCCGCGAGAGCATCGTCGAGCAACGCGGCCATGGTGGCGTACCGGAGGCCGTCCGCGGCCTCGTGCAACGCTTGCATGGTGCGCTCGGCCTGCCCGGTCACCAGCGGATCGTCTCGTCCGGAGAGCACGAGCTGGGCGGCTTCCCGAGTCCGGACACCCCGGCTCATCAAGCTCTGCATCCGTTGCAGCCCGGCCACATCGGCCGTCGAATACCGGCGTTGCCGCCCCGACTCGCGCACGGTCGGGCCGATCCCGTACCGGGCGTCCCAGCTGCGCAGTGTCACCGGTGACACGCCCAGGAGGTCCGCGACCTGCCCGGGCGTCCACACGTTGCGCGCCGAGACCTCGTCCCGGCCCGGTGCGGACTTCGTCGTCATGGTCAGGATGTTCCCACATCGCGCCCCGGTCGCATCGGTTTCGCAACGAATCGCCGGATTGACCGGCTGCCGAATGGGTACCCCTCGGGCATGCCTACCCCCGCCCGAGCAGGTGCCGCGGACCCTCGAGCCCACCTGAGCAGCCCACCCCAGCCGCGATTCGGCGAGGCGATCGCCCACCGGCAGCGACGCAAGGCACTGGGCGAAGACCTGCTGCGCGCAGTCGCCTCCAGCCGCGGCAGGCAGTGATCCCCAGCAACCGGTCAACGGCCGCGAAGCTCTCCCAGCGGCCGGTCGGCGATCCTCCACCAACCGGCCTGCCCGAAGCAGGCTGTCACCCGGCCCCAGCAGCCCGCCGCCGGGCGAGTGCCCGCACCAGCCCCAGCCGCCCCTGGTTCGGCACCGACCAGGTCGGGTGTCCCCGCAGCCCCCATCCCGCCAGCAGCCGGTTCGCCGCCTGCCAGCCGGTGGTCGCGGCCCGCTCCATCAACGCCACCGGCAGGTCCACCCGGATCCCGTCCCCGGCCAGCACCAGCCCCGGCACCGGGGTCTCCACCCCCGGCCGGCGCGCGAAGTCGCCCAGCCCGAAAAGCGGGCAGTCCTGCCGCCACTGGTCCAGCTCGCCCACGATGCGCGCCTGCCGGGTCTCCGGGTAGATCTCGTGCAACCGGTCGAGCAACCGGTCCGGCAGGTCGGCCGACCGTTCGGCCACGGCGTAGGCGTGCAGTTCGACCACCGCCCCGCCGGTGCGCGCGGCCCACTCCGCCGCCTGGGCCTCGAACCGGTCGAGCACGCTGATGTTGTCCAGCGGCGGCAAGCTCCCGGTACCGAGGAACGGCGCCCGTTCGACCCGCAACGGACGATCGAGCCACAGCCGGCGCACGTAGAAAGCGGGCGCGGTCCGCAACCTCTCGATCCGCTCACGCCACGCGGGCGTGCCCAACTCCGGTGACGCCCCGACCACCTCGCGCAGGCCAGGAACGTCCGAAGCCAGCACCACCCCGTCGACCGGAGCACCGCGTACCCGGAAGCCGCCGCGCTCGCCGGGCTCCACCGCGTCCACCCGGACACCCCGGTGGATCCGCACGCCCAGGTCCGTGAGGTACGCGGTCAACGGATCCCACAAACTCGCCGGATAGGTGTCCTCGGGCACATCGAAGATCAACCCCTCCGACGAGCCGAGGAAGTACAGGTGGAACATCGTCACCAGTTCCGCCGCCGAAAGTTCCGCCGGGGACGCGAAAAAGCTGCGCGAGAACACCTCGAACGCCAGATGCCGGGCGCTCGGCGGGAAGTTCAGCCGGTCCAAAAAGGACGCCGCGTCGATGTCGTCGAGCTGGTGGTACGTCTCCGGCACCGAAACGGCGGCCAGCGGCAGCGCCCCGGCCGGATCGATCCGCACCAGATCACGCAGCCGGAAAGTGGGGCTGCGCAGGGCGAACACCATCGCGTTCCACGGCGGCCTGCGCGGCAGGCCGCGGAAGGTGTCGACCCGGCCGCGGTCGTCCAGCAGCGGGTAGTCGGGGACCGGTTTCAACCGGCGCAGCCCCGGATCCGTACGCCGCAGCAGCGACCGCAGGTTGTAGTACTGGCGGAAGAACGCGTGGAAACCCCGGCTCATCGTCACCGGCGTGCCGTCGCCGAGCGTGGTGTCCCAGCCGCCCGCCCGGCCGCCGAGGTAGGACTCGCGTTCGTACAGGTCGACCTCGACACCGCGTTCGGCCAGCCCGGTCGCCGCGGTGAGTCCGGCGATCCCGCCACCGACCACCGCCACCCGCGGGCGCCACCGCAGTTCACCGGCGTGCGCGAGCCCGGGAGCGGGCGGGTACTCGACCCGCCGCGGATCCGCGCTCACGCGATACGCCCCGGTACCGCCCGCGAAGCCAGGACCCGGGCGGCCGCGACGCCGGCGACGGCCGCCCGGCGCCGCATCGGGACCGTGGCTCGCCGCGCGAAGACGTTGTGGTCGGCGGCTTCGATCCGATCGAGAATGCGGGAGTACAGCTCGAAAGCGGTGTGGATGCAGGGACGCGCGGCCGGGTGCAGCATCGCCACCCCGGGGCGAGCGCGGCGGTAGACGGCGCGGGTGAAGGCGATCTGGTCCGCGAGCGCCCGCCGCACCGGTGGATCGATCCGCCGGTGTTCCCGGCACCAGCGCAGCCGATCCCGGTCCACGCCGAAGGCGGCGAGCTCGTCGGCGGGCAGGTACACCCGGCCGCGGTCGAGGTCCTCCCCCACGTCACGCAGGAAGTTGGTGAGCTGGAACGCCGTGCCCAGCGCTGCGGCGGGCCCGGCCGCGGCCTCGCGGTCGGTCACCGTGCCCAGCACCGGCAGCATCTGCAGGCCGATCACCTCCGCCGAACCGTGCACGTACTCGGTCAGTTCCGGGCGCGTGGCGTACCCGGTGGTGGTCAGGTCCATGCGCATCGAGCGCAGGAAGGCCTCGAACAGCGCGTGGTCCAGCGCATAGCGGCGGGCCGTGTCGGCCACCGCGAGCAGTACCGGCTCGTCGACCGCCGCACCGGCCAACGCGGCCGCGAGATCCTTGTCCACCCTGGCCAGCCGCTCGTCGAGGGCGGCCGTGGTGGTGCCGGATTCGGGTTCGTCGACCAGGTCGTCGACCCAGCGCGCGAAGCCGTAGAGCGCGTGGACCGCCGGTCGGCGGGACGGGCTCAGCAGGCGCGTGGCCAGGAAGTAGGTGCGCCCGTGCCGGGCGTTGAGTTCGCGGCAGCGGGCGTAGGCGGCGCGCAGTTCGGCCCCGGTGATGCCCGCCGCGTCGAGTTCGGCCCGGGTCATCGCCCGCTCCCGGTGATCCGGTCGGCGGCCAGGCGGCCGGACAGCAACACCGTCGGCACGCCGACCCCGGGCACCGTGCCCGCGCCGGCGAGCACCGCGTTGTCCACCCCGCGCACCAGGTTCGCCGGCCGGAACGGCCCGGTCTGGGCGAAGGTGTGCGCGTAGCTGAACGGGGTGCCCGCGACCATGCCCCTGGCCGCCCAGTCCTCCGGGGTGAGCAGGAACGTGCGGTCGATCTCGGTGGTGAACCCGGGGGCCAGCCGCCGCTGCACGTGCCGGGCGAGTTCTTCGGCGTAACGCGGTCCCAGCGCGGCCCACCGCTGGCCGCCGCGGTCGAGATTGGGCACCGGCGCCAGGATCGAGTAGAGGTCGTGCCCCGGTGGCGCCAGCGTGGGGTCGGTGGCGGTCGGCCGGGTGACCAGCAGCGACGGATCGCTCATCAGCGACCCCTTCGTGATGATCTCGTCGAAGGTGCGGTGCCACGCCTGACCGAACACGATGCTGTGGTGGGCCACCTCGGGCCGCGCGCGCACGGTGCCGGCGTGCAGCACCACCGCCGAGGGCGCGGGCCGCAGCCGCACCGGACGGCGGGGTGCCCGGCCGAGCAGCCGGTAGCTGTGCTCGGGTTCGGTGGTGAGCACGACGGCGTCGCAGGGCACCCGCTGCCCGGCCGCGGTCACCACCGCGCGGACCCGGCCGCCGCGGATGTCCAGCGAAGTGACCGGATCGCCGTGGTGGATGGTGGCCCCGGCCTTGGTGATCGCCCCCGCGAGCGCGGCGGGCACCGCGCCCATCCCGCCGCGGGGGAAGAACACCCCGCCCACGGTGTCCATGTAGGAGATCACCGCGTACAGCGCCAGAGCGCGCCGGGGCGACTGACCCGCGTACAGCGATTGGAAGCTGAACACCCGCTTCAGGCGTTCGTCGCGGAGGAACCGCCCGACCGCGCCGTCGAGGCTGCGGAACCCGCCCATCGCGACCAGCCTGGCCAGCTGCGGCGACACCAGCGACAGCGGCGAGTCGAAGTTGGCCGCGATGAACCGGTCGAACTCCACCGAGTACAGCTCGCTCAGCCACTCGCGCAGGCGGAGGTAACCGCGGGCTTCCGCCGGTCCGGCGAACGCCCGGACCGCCTCGGCCATCGCCTCACCGTCCGCGTGCACGTCCAAAGTGGAACCATCGGCGAACGACGCCCGGTAGGCCGGGTCGAGGCGCACGAGGTCGAGCCAGTCCCCCAGTTCCTCGCCGAGCGCCCCGAAGACGCCGGCCAGGATGTCGGGCATGGTCAGCACCGTGGGCCCGGTGACCATCGAGTACTCCCCCAGCGGGCGCGCGCTCGCCCGGCCACCGGGGCCCTCGCGGTCGTCCAGCACGGTCACCGTCCGGCCGCGGCCGGCCAGGTGGGCTGCCGCGGACAGCCCGGCCAGCCCGGCACCGACGACCACCACCCGTTCGGTGGGGCCCGGGATCGTTCGAAGCACCACAGTTCCTCCGCGAGCGGGTGGAGCACGGACCCGGCACCGGATTCCGATGCACAAGCGTTGCACCGGTCAGCGTAGGGCCAGTGGCCCGGGCGCGCAGCGCTTACCGTTGCAGTGCGGACGCCGCGCACAACGCCGCCCAGCCCGCGGCGAAGCCCGCGACTTTCTTGCGCGCGGAGCGGTCCGGCAGCGCGAGCCCGAAGATCAGCGCGTCCGCCGCGTCCGCGGCCACGCGTGCCGACAGCGCCACCCGCAGCGCGAGACCTTCGGGGGCGAACACCATCGCCAGCCCGATCGCGGTGTCCCGCGCGCCGATCGCGGCGATCAGCGTCCGCACCGCCGGGACCACCTCACCGGCCGGCGTGGTCAGGCCGCAGGGCCGGGCCAGCACCTTCGGCGCGGCGATGATGGTGGCGCTGTAGGCGGCGGTCACCGCGCCGAGCACCCGGGTCACGGCAGGCATGGGAACTCCCTCGGTTCGTGGACGTTCCGCCCGGCATACCCGATGAGGCGGCGGGAAAACCCAGACCCTGCGAAGGCATCGGAGCGCGGTTACGCTCCCCGTATCGATTGCGCATCGAAGCAACCGGCTGACGGAGGTGGTGGGTGAACCAGTTCGCCTACCTGGCCGTGCTCGCGGTCTGCCTGCTGATCACCGCACCGCTGGAGTGGCTCGGCGCACCGGTGTACCGCCGGCCGCGGCGGCTGGCCAGAGCGGTGCTGCCGGCCGCCGCGGTGTTCCTGGTGTGGGACCTGATCGCGATCGCCGGCGGGGTCTGGGGCTTCAACCCGGAGTTGACCACCGGCGTGCTCCTGCCGTTCTCCCTCCCGGTCGAGGAAATGCTGTTCTTCCTGGTGATCCCGGTGTGCGGCCTGCTCACCTTCGAAGCGGTCACCGCCACGGTGAACCGCTGGAGGAACCGGTGATCGGCTACACCCTGCCCGCCGTGCTCTCCGTTCCGGCGGTGGTGGCGCTGGAACTGCTGGTGCTGCGCACGGGCCTGTTCCGGCAGCCCGCCTACTGGCTGACGATGGTGGTGGTGACCGCCTTCCAGATCCCGGTGGACGGCTGGCTGACCAAGCTCAGCGCGCCGATCGTGCTGTACGCGCCCGAGCACTTCAGCGGCGTGCGGTTCCCGTGGGACGTCCCGGTGGAGGACTTCCTCTTCGGCTTCTCGCTGGTGACCGCCACACTCTTGCTCTGGGTCCGCCAGAAGCGGAAGGAGACGACGTGAAGCTCGGCCCGCGCGGCCTGCCCCGCGCCGACGTGCCCACCGCGTTCGACGGCGGCGCGTCCGCCTATGACCGCCTCGTCGGCGCCAATCCCGGCTACCACGCGCACCTGCGGCTGTCCGCCGGGCGGCTGCGGTTGCCCGCCGGTGGCGCCGGGCTCACCCTGCTCGACGCGGGGTGCGGCACCGGCGCGTCCACCGCCGCCCTGCTCGCGGCCGCCCCGCGGGCGAACATCCTAGCGATCGACGCCTCGGCCGAAATGCTGCGGCAGGCGCGGGCGAAGTCCTGGCCCGACTCGGTCCGGTTCGCTCACACCCGCGTGGAGGACCTCCAGGACGGCCCGTTCGACGGAATCCTGGCCGCCTACCTGGTGCGCAACCTGGAGGACCCGGACGCGCAGCTGCGCCGGTTCGCCGCCCTGCTGCGACCGGGCGCTCCCCTGGCGGTGCACGAGTACTCGGTCGCGGGCTCGCTGCGCGCTCGGCTGGTCTGGCACGCCGTGTGCTGGTCGATCATCATCCCGGCCGGACGCCTGGTCACCGGCGACGGCGCGCTGTACCGCCACCTCTGGCGCAGCGTGACCACCTTCGACAGCGCCGGCTCATTCGAGAATCGGTTGCGCGACAACGGTTTCACCGACGTGCACCGCGAAACCGTGTCCGGCTGGCAACGCGGTGTGGTGCACACCTTCCTCGGTCGCGCACCAGAAGGGACCTGACGTGATCCGCCCGACCTGGCCGAGCAAGTGGCCCATCCAGCCGCTGGCCCGCGAGCGCTGGGCCGCCCAGCGCCCCACCTTCGCCGACGCCAAGGTGGGGGTGATCGAGGCAGCGCTGAGCCGCGCGCTGGACCGGCCCTCCGGCAACTGGTTCGTGTTCGCCGCCAGCCGGGACATCCGCCCGGACCGCCCCTACGGCACCACCGTCGCGGGGCGCGAACTGGTCGCCTGGCGCGACGCCACCGGTACCCTGCGGGTCGGCCCGGGCGCCTGCCCGCACCTCGGAGCGCCGCTCAGCGACGCCAGGGTGGCCGACGGGAATCTGGTCTGCCGCTGGCACGGCCTGGCACTGTCCGGGGCGGGCGGCCGCGGCTGGAGTCCGTTGCCCGCCTTCGACGACGGCGTGCTCACCTGGGTCCGGCTGGACGACGTCGGCGCCGAGCCGCCGCTCGACCGCCCGGTGGTGCCCACGCGCCCCGGCACCGCGGTGAGCCTGGCGGCGGTAGCGACCCTCGAAGGCACCTGCCACCCCGAGGACGTGGTGGCCAACCGCCTGGATCCCTGGCACGGCGCGTGGTTCCACCCCTACTCGTTCACCAGGCTCACCGTGGTCGAGGTCCCGAGTGAAAGCGACGACCGGTTCGTCGTGGACGTGACGTTCCGCGTCGCCGGGCGGCTCGGCGTGCCGGTGCGCGCGGAGTTCACCTGCCCGGAACCCCGCACCGTCGTCATGCGCATCACCGACGGCGAGGGCGAAGGCAGCGTGGTCGAAACCCATGCCACGCCAAGGGGTCGCGGTCCGGACGGGCGGCCCCGGACCGCCGTGATCGAGGCGACCATCGCGAGTTCGTCACGGCCCGGCTTCGCCGTGGCCCGCAAGGCCGCCCCGCTCGTGCGCCCGCTGATGACGTGGACCGCCGCGCGGTTGTGGCGCGACGACCTGGCCTACGCCGAACGCCGCTACGCCCTGCGCACCAAGGACCTGCCCGAACCGTGACGGCTCAGACCGTGCTCGGTCCCCCGCGCATCACCGGATAGGTGGCCAGCAGGGTGGACATGATCTCCTTCAGCGGGAGATCGGCGTGCACCCCGCGGTCCGCGACGTATTCCATGAACCTGCCGTCGGGGGAATACTCGTGCAACAGCGCGTCCTGCTTGCCGTCGAAGGTGATCGGCGTGACCCCGTTGCGCGCGCAGACCCCGGAGTCGAACGTGGGCGCCGCTTTCACCCAACGGCCGTCGAGGAACAGTTCGCTGTAACCGTGGTAGACGAACACGTCGGCGGCGTCGCCCATCCGGGCCCGCAACGCCGGGCTGGTGAGGTGGTTCCGCACGTCGGCGAAGCCCAGCCTCGCGGGAATTCCCGCCGCGCGGGCCGCCGCGGTCAGCAGCACCGCCTTGGGCACGCACCAGGTGCTGCCCGAGCCGATCACGGCGCTCGCCCGGTAGTCGGCCGGGTCCGGGCTGATCGCGAACGGGCTGTACCGGATGCTCTCGCGCACCTGCTCGAACAGCAACGCGGCCCGGGTGGCCGGATCGGCCGTGGCGCCGACGACCCGCGCGGTGAAGGCGCGGACCTCGGCCGAATCGCTGTCGAGGAAGTACGTCGCTGATCGATAGGCATCGAGGTTCACGCTGGTGAGCGTGCCAGCGATTCGTCGATACGGCCCCTCGTGGCGGAAAACTCTGGTGGTTTCGCGTGACACCGCCACCCGCGGGTCAGCCCGCCACGCCGAGGTCGGCCAGCACGGCCCGCGCCGCACGGCGCCCGGACACCAGGGCGCCCTGCAGGGAACTGGTGTCGCGGTGATCACCGCAGACGTACAGACCCGCGCCGAACCGCACCGGCCGGGTCAGCGGGTGGCCGGGCCCCATGACTGGCAAAGCGCGCTCGATGACGTACTTCCTGATCAGCCGCCAGTCCCGAGTGGAGCTCCGGTAGAGGCGCGCCAACCGCTCGCGCACGTCGTGCTCGGTGGTGTCCGTGCGCTCCGGTACCGACGCGGCGACCAGCGCTTGCCCGGCCGGCGCGTAGCTGGGGCTGACCTCGCTCATCACCGCGGTGTTCAGCAGCAGGTCCGGTGAACCGTCGAGGACCAGCGTCGGTTCGGGCAGCGGCGAGGCCGCCGCGGTGAAGTAGTAGGTGGTCACCGAATGCCACCGCGGTTCGGGCAGCCCCGGGAGCAACTCCGCCGCCGTGCTCCCGTCAGTGGCGACGACCACCGCCCGCGCCCGCAGCCGCTGACCGTCCTCGAACTGGACCAGGCCCGGTTCGGCACGGGCCACCGGGCGTCCGAAGTGGACAGTTCCGGCGAGCAGCCCGGCCGCGAGTTGCCGGGGCAGTTCACCCATGCCAAGTTGTGGCACCGCTCCCCCGCCGAGCAGGAAGCACCGCCAGATCAGGTGCAGCAGGCGGGCGTCGGTGGTCAGGTCGCGATCGAGGAACACCCCGGCGAGGAACGGGCGCAGCACGCGCTCGCGCACCGCCCCGTACACGCGGAACCGGCTCAGTTCCGCGGCGGTGGACCTGGAAAGGGGTCGGCGCAGTCGCGCCGACGGCAGCGCCAGGTCGCGTGCGGACATCGCGACCACGCCTGCTGAAGCGAGCGGTCCGGTGATCCCGAGGCGGGCCAGTCCAGCGATCGCCGCGGCCCGCGACGGGGGTGCCAGCAGCTGCCGGTCGTCGGTGTACGCGCCCCGGGTGAAAGCACGCAACCGCAGCGCCGGCAGGTCGAATTTGGCCCGGACCTCCGGGTAGGCGGGCAACAGCACCTGGAAACCGCGGTCGAGGCGGAAGTTGTCGACGACATCGGTGCGGACCCGGCCGCCCACCTCGTCGGCGGCTTCGACCACCGTCACGTCCACCCCGCGGGCGGTGAGTTCGCCTGCCGCCGCGAGCCCGGCCAGTCCCGCGCCGATCACCACCACGTCGTGCTCCACGGCCACCTCCTCCACCCCAACGTAGTTGCAACGGTTCTGCATCGCATCGCGAGTTGCGAGCCGCGAAGACCGGGCTTACGGTTCGACTATGGGACTTTTCGATGGTCGAACTAACTCGCGACGGCACGTGGTCGTCCTGGTGCTGGCGCTGGGCCAGGTGCTCTCCCCCGTGCTGTCGACCGCGCTGGGCGGCGGCCAGTTCACCACCGCGGACCGCGCGGGTGAACCCCCGATCGTGCCGTCCGGCTACGCGTTCTCCATCTGGGGACTCGTCGAGGTGCTGTCGGTCGTCTACGCGATCTGGGTCTTCTTCGCCCCCGAGGCCGCCCGTCCTCTGCTCGACCGGCTCGCGTACCCGCTGGCCGTGGTGTTCGCCGGGTTCAGCCTGTGGATCGTCGCCTCGGACATCGAGCCGGTGTGGACCACCTTGGCGGTGTTCCTGGTCATGGTCGCCGCGTTGCTGCGCGCACTCACCATCGCCCTGAGTGACCGGGAAGGCATCCGGACCTGGCCGACACCCGGTCGAGTGATCCTCTGGGCCCTGCTGGGGATCTACACCGGCTGGAGCAGCATCGCCATCTGGCTCAACCTGACCACCGCGTTGACCGAGAGCGGCGCCCCGATCGCCGGTGCGGCCGGAATCGGCGGGCAGCTCGCCATCCTCGCCGGCGCCACCGCGACCGCGGTGTTCCTCCTGCGCTGGTCCGCGGGCCTGCTGTCCTACGCCGCGGCGGTGGTCTGGGCCTTCGCCGGGGTGGTGAGCGGGGCGTCAGCCGCCGGGGAAACCGTGCTCGCCCTCGCCGCGGGCGCCGGGCTGGTGATCACCCTCGGCGCGACCCTTGTGTTCAAGCAACCGGCCTTCTCCGGGCGACTGCGTCCCGCCGGACACCGCTGAGCGGCGGCCTCGACCGAGGCCGCCGCCGCTGGTCAGGACGCCCGCAGGAAGCGGTCCAGCACCCGGGTGCCGAACTTCAGCGCCTCCACCGGCACGCGCTCGTCCACGCCGTGGAACAACGCCGAGAAGTCCAGGTCCGCGGGCAGTTGCAGGGGCGCGAAGCCGAAGTTGCGGATCCCCAGCTGCTGGAACGCCTTCGCGTCGGTGCCGCCGGAGAGCATGTACGGCAGGGTGCGCGCGCCGGGGTCCTCGGCGAGCACCGCGGCGGTCATGGCGTCGACCAGCGCGCCGTCGAAGGTGGTCTCGACCGGCGGGAGTTCCATCCACTCCTTCTCGATGTCCGGCCCGAGGATCTCGTCGAGTTCGCGGTTGAACGCCTCGATGCGGCCGGGCAGGATGCGGCAGTCGACCGCCGCCTCGGCCACCGACGGGATCACGTTCGACTTGTACCCGGCGGTGAGCATGGTCGGGTTCGCGGTGTCACGGAGGGTGGCGCCGATCATCCGCGAGATGTTGCCGAGCTTGGCGACCGCGCCCTCGATGTCGTCGTCGGGGAAGTCCCAGCCGGTGATCTCGGTCACCCCGTCCAGGAACTCCCGCACCGAGGGGCTCATGACCAGCGGGAACCGGTGGTTGCCCAGCCGGGCGACGGCCTCGGAGAGCTTGGTGACGGCGTTGTCGCGGTGGATCATCGAGCCGTGGCCCGCGGTGCCGCGGACGCGCAGCTTCATCCAGCGGATGCCCTTCTCGGCGGTCTCGATGAGGTAGGCGCGGACGTTGTCCTTGAGGGTGATGGAGAAGCCGCCGACCTCGCTGATCGCCTCGGTGGCGCCCTCGAACAGGTCGGGGCGGTGGTCGACCAGCCACTGGGCGCCGAACTTGCCGCCCGCCTCCTCGTCGGCGACGAAGGCGAAGATCAGGTCGCGGGGCGGGACGATGCCGTTGCGCTTGTAGTGGCGGGCGAGGGCCAGCGTCATGCCGACCATGTCCTTCATGTCGACCGCGCCGCGGCCCCAGACGTAGTCGTCCTGGATGGCGCCGGAGAAGGGGTGGACCGACCACTCGGAGGCATCGGCCGGGACGA
It encodes:
- a CDS encoding MerR family transcriptional regulator; translated protein: MTTKSAPGRDEVSARNVWTPGQVADLLGVSPVTLRSWDARYGIGPTVRESGRQRRYSTADVAGLQRMQSLMSRGVRTREAAQLVLSGRDDPLVTGQAERTMQALHEAADGLRYATMAALLDDALAAGGVVTTWQEILVPLLLRLEESWTAGEPCFAAEWALAREISAALERYARPRSTALGGAPLLLACCPAERHTLPLEVLRGALAELNVAAMYLGPMVPPDTIVALTKHLSPAVVVLWSMAPGTADIGVLRRIRRAGGRPCLAGPGWNQFTGRRTPRVDDLPGALTRITEMIE
- the crtI gene encoding phytoene desaturase family protein is translated as MLRTIPGPTERVVVVGAGLAGLSAAAHLAGRGRTVTVLDDREGPGGRASARPLGEYSMVTGPTVLTMPDILAGVFGALGEELGDWLDLVRLDPAYRASFADGSTLDVHADGEAMAEAVRAFAGPAEARGYLRLREWLSELYSVEFDRFIAANFDSPLSLVSPQLARLVAMGGFRSLDGAVGRFLRDERLKRVFSFQSLYAGQSPRRALALYAVISYMDTVGGVFFPRGGMGAVPAALAGAITKAGATIHHGDPVTSLDIRGGRVRAVVTAAGQRVPCDAVVLTTEPEHSYRLLGRAPRRPVRLRPAPSAVVLHAGTVRARPEVAHHSIVFGQAWHRTFDEIITKGSLMSDPSLLVTRPTATDPTLAPPGHDLYSILAPVPNLDRGGQRWAALGPRYAEELARHVQRRLAPGFTTEIDRTFLLTPEDWAARGMVAGTPFSYAHTFAQTGPFRPANLVRGVDNAVLAGAGTVPGVGVPTVLLSGRLAADRITGSGR
- a CDS encoding phytoene/squalene synthase family protein produces the protein MTRAELDAAGITGAELRAAYARCRELNARHGRTYFLATRLLSPSRRPAVHALYGFARWVDDLVDEPESGTTTAALDERLARVDKDLAAALAGAAVDEPVLLAVADTARRYALDHALFEAFLRSMRMDLTTTGYATRPELTEYVHGSAEVIGLQMLPVLGTVTDREAAAGPAAALGTAFQLTNFLRDVGEDLDRGRVYLPADELAAFGVDRDRLRWCREHRRIDPPVRRALADQIAFTRAVYRRARPGVAMLHPAARPCIHTAFELYSRILDRIEAADHNVFARRATVPMRRRAAVAGVAAARVLASRAVPGRIA
- a CDS encoding FAD-dependent oxidoreductase, giving the protein MSADPRRVEYPPAPGLAHAGELRWRPRVAVVGGGIAGLTAATGLAERGVEVDLYERESYLGGRAGGWDTTLGDGTPVTMSRGFHAFFRQYYNLRSLLRRTDPGLRRLKPVPDYPLLDDRGRVDTFRGLPRRPPWNAMVFALRSPTFRLRDLVRIDPAGALPLAAVSVPETYHQLDDIDAASFLDRLNFPPSARHLAFEVFSRSFFASPAELSAAELVTMFHLYFLGSSEGLIFDVPEDTYPASLWDPLTAYLTDLGVRIHRGVRVDAVEPGERGGFRVRGAPVDGVVLASDVPGLREVVGASPELGTPAWRERIERLRTAPAFYVRRLWLDRPLRVERAPFLGTGSLPPLDNISVLDRFEAQAAEWAARTGGAVVELHAYAVAERSADLPDRLLDRLHEIYPETRQARIVGELDQWRQDCPLFGLGDFARRPGVETPVPGLVLAGDGIRVDLPVALMERAATTGWQAANRLLAGWGLRGHPTWSVPNQGRLGLVRALARRRAAGAG
- a CDS encoding transglutaminase family protein, with protein sequence MNLDAYRSATYFLDSDSAEVRAFTARVVGATADPATRAALLFEQVRESIRYSPFAISPDPADYRASAVIGSGSTWCVPKAVLLTAAARAAGIPARLGFADVRNHLTSPALRARMGDAADVFVYHGYSELFLDGRWVKAAPTFDSGVCARNGVTPITFDGKQDALLHEYSPDGRFMEYVADRGVHADLPLKEIMSTLLATYPVMRGGPSTV
- a CDS encoding class I SAM-dependent methyltransferase, which translates into the protein MKLGPRGLPRADVPTAFDGGASAYDRLVGANPGYHAHLRLSAGRLRLPAGGAGLTLLDAGCGTGASTAALLAAAPRANILAIDASAEMLRQARAKSWPDSVRFAHTRVEDLQDGPFDGILAAYLVRNLEDPDAQLRRFAALLRPGAPLAVHEYSVAGSLRARLVWHAVCWSIIIPAGRLVTGDGALYRHLWRSVTTFDSAGSFENRLRDNGFTDVHRETVSGWQRGVVHTFLGRAPEGT
- a CDS encoding DUF5914 domain-containing protein → MRPTWPSKWPIQPLARERWAAQRPTFADAKVGVIEAALSRALDRPSGNWFVFAASRDIRPDRPYGTTVAGRELVAWRDATGTLRVGPGACPHLGAPLSDARVADGNLVCRWHGLALSGAGGRGWSPLPAFDDGVLTWVRLDDVGAEPPLDRPVVPTRPGTAVSLAAVATLEGTCHPEDVVANRLDPWHGAWFHPYSFTRLTVVEVPSESDDRFVVDVTFRVAGRLGVPVRAEFTCPEPRTVVMRITDGEGEGSVVETHATPRGRGPDGRPRTAVIEATIASSSRPGFAVARKAAPLVRPLMTWTAARLWRDDLAYAERRYALRTKDLPEP
- a CDS encoding lycopene cyclase domain-containing protein, translating into MNQFAYLAVLAVCLLITAPLEWLGAPVYRRPRRLARAVLPAAAVFLVWDLIAIAGGVWGFNPELTTGVLLPFSLPVEEMLFFLVIPVCGLLTFEAVTATVNRWRNR
- a CDS encoding lycopene cyclase domain-containing protein, with the translated sequence MIGYTLPAVLSVPAVVALELLVLRTGLFRQPAYWLTMVVVTAFQIPVDGWLTKLSAPIVLYAPEHFSGVRFPWDVPVEDFLFGFSLVTATLLLWVRQKRKETT